The Thermomicrobiales bacterium genome has a segment encoding these proteins:
- a CDS encoding GNAT family N-acetyltransferase, producing the protein MDMPSITYCVGITEQDRKKAVELIDEAFARKLGFAIPGGERRRRVLESGLRLDSVVGAFADGCLVGVVGLRSRGGAAFDGITGGLLWKELGFGAVRAAVLLQLLDSHVEDGTIRIDLIAVDDHMRGRGVGSGLIDAVFQLGCSIGASGVELDVVDTNPDARRLYLRHGFVDRETRTLPFPARWMGFRSSTAMYRELGCPEPDQTTEQAE; encoded by the coding sequence ATGGATATGCCATCGATAACGTACTGCGTCGGCATCACCGAGCAAGACCGAAAAAAGGCCGTCGAGCTCATCGACGAGGCCTTCGCACGCAAGCTTGGCTTCGCGATTCCTGGCGGAGAGCGACGGCGACGCGTGTTGGAATCGGGATTGCGGCTGGACTCGGTCGTTGGCGCGTTTGCGGACGGCTGTTTGGTTGGTGTCGTAGGACTCAGGTCCCGCGGTGGCGCGGCATTCGATGGTATCACCGGTGGTCTTCTTTGGAAGGAATTGGGTTTCGGTGCGGTTCGTGCCGCAGTTCTCTTGCAACTGCTCGACAGCCACGTCGAGGATGGAACCATTCGTATCGATCTGATCGCCGTCGATGACCACATGCGTGGGCGCGGAGTCGGTTCCGGGCTCATCGATGCGGTGTTCCAGCTCGGATGCTCGATTGGGGCATCGGGTGTCGAGCTCGATGTGGTGGACACCAATCCGGATGCTCGTCGCCTCTACTTGCGACATGGATTTGTGGATCGTGAGACCAGGACGCTCCCGTTTCCAGCCCGTTGGATGGGATTTCGGTCGAGCACCGCCATGTATCGTGAGCTCGGTTGCCCGGAGCCCGACCAGACCACAGAACAGGCAGAATAG
- a CDS encoding amidohydrolase family protein — MYDVLIRGGHLFTMTGEGVGFVPHGAVAIKGREIVAVGPEEDVAKVDRPAQIIDATGCLVMPGLIDVHMHSSATVARGLAQEVEAWMGSAYGPMVRHIADEDAALFSALALMEGVSNGTTTFGDYEAPMMEIAAMHEAMGNRAVLCQGITEIDWSQRERWMEQGWKPGDPAFLDPAVGEAEFENELAVYDRWNGTDEGRITNVLGPIAADMVSRELLLRAKEEARKRGTKIHLHVSQDPRENNSTMQRYGMRAIPFLDSIGVLDEGTISTHLCFAEPEEIELVARRGAPMACCTNSIGTIDGIVPPAAHFASLGGVVGLGSDQAAGNNSHNIFAEMRSTAMFAKIAAGSPLPLPAWQVLRMATIGGAQVLGVDQKVGTLEVGKEADLIMIDLTKPPMAPVVLHPARNIAANLVYAETGKNVRMTMVAGRVIYRDGVFTRIDEHAILRDAQAAANRFEERLSADPVVACLPIAQLTQRGFI, encoded by the coding sequence GTGTACGACGTGCTGATCCGTGGGGGGCACCTGTTCACCATGACTGGTGAGGGCGTGGGGTTCGTCCCGCATGGCGCTGTGGCCATCAAGGGACGTGAGATTGTGGCGGTTGGGCCGGAAGAAGATGTTGCCAAGGTCGACCGCCCTGCCCAGATCATCGACGCCACCGGTTGCCTGGTCATGCCTGGCCTGATCGATGTGCATATGCACTCATCAGCCACGGTGGCGCGAGGACTGGCGCAGGAAGTCGAAGCCTGGATGGGGAGCGCCTATGGCCCCATGGTGCGTCACATCGCGGACGAAGACGCGGCGCTCTTCTCCGCACTGGCATTGATGGAAGGCGTGAGCAACGGTACGACCACGTTCGGCGACTATGAAGCGCCAATGATGGAAATTGCCGCGATGCACGAAGCAATGGGCAATCGGGCGGTCTTGTGCCAGGGGATCACTGAAATCGACTGGTCGCAACGGGAGCGCTGGATGGAGCAGGGATGGAAGCCCGGTGACCCTGCGTTTCTCGATCCTGCCGTCGGCGAGGCTGAGTTCGAGAACGAACTGGCGGTCTACGACCGCTGGAATGGAACCGACGAAGGCCGTATCACGAACGTGCTGGGTCCAATTGCGGCCGATATGGTGTCCAGGGAGTTGCTGTTGCGGGCGAAGGAGGAAGCCCGCAAGCGGGGCACGAAGATTCACTTGCATGTCTCGCAGGACCCTCGGGAGAACAACTCCACCATGCAACGCTACGGGATGCGGGCCATTCCATTTCTCGATTCCATTGGGGTGCTGGACGAAGGAACGATTTCGACGCATCTCTGTTTTGCGGAACCAGAAGAGATCGAGTTGGTGGCGCGACGTGGAGCGCCCATGGCGTGCTGCACGAATTCGATTGGCACGATCGATGGCATCGTCCCGCCGGCTGCGCACTTCGCCTCGCTGGGCGGTGTCGTGGGTCTTGGGTCGGATCAGGCAGCTGGCAACAACTCCCACAACATCTTTGCTGAGATGCGCTCGACCGCGATGTTTGCCAAGATAGCGGCTGGCAGCCCGTTACCGCTGCCGGCGTGGCAGGTGTTGCGAATGGCCACTATCGGTGGCGCGCAGGTGCTTGGCGTCGATCAGAAGGTTGGAACACTGGAAGTCGGCAAGGAGGCCGATCTCATCATGATCGACCTCACGAAGCCGCCCATGGCGCCGGTGGTGCTTCATCCCGCCCGAAACATTGCCGCCAACCTCGTCTATGCCGAAACCGGCAAGAACGTTCGCATGACGATGGTGGCCGGACGCGTCATCTATCGGGATGGCGTCTTTACCCGTATCGACGAGCACGCGATCTTGCGGGATGCCCAGGCCGCGGCCAATCGCTTCGAGGAGCGGCTTTCGGCCGATCCGGTTGTTGCCTGTTTGCCGATTGCTCAGTTGACGCAGCGTGGCTTCATTTAG
- a CDS encoding ComF family protein, whose product MPQHGTACDCRDLPADVDRLWVAGPYDGWLRHAVHSFKFGGETARAPSLAALLASECASIGPDVVLVPVPMHVKRKRQRGYDQVAILAHALGKQTRQPVVAALAKDRETRTQVGLSAAERSMNLIDAFVVRPGIVLPDAVVLIDDVATTGSTLSECARTLRRSGVRSISALAIAHGL is encoded by the coding sequence ATGCCGCAGCATGGGACCGCGTGCGACTGCCGCGATCTTCCTGCCGATGTCGACCGGCTCTGGGTGGCAGGTCCGTACGATGGTTGGCTGCGTCATGCAGTCCACAGTTTCAAATTCGGTGGCGAGACCGCCCGCGCTCCATCGCTTGCCGCATTGCTCGCCTCGGAATGCGCTTCGATTGGACCTGATGTGGTGCTCGTACCGGTCCCGATGCACGTCAAGCGCAAGCGCCAGCGCGGCTACGACCAGGTGGCCATTTTGGCGCACGCACTCGGCAAACAGACCCGGCAGCCGGTGGTCGCTGCGCTCGCCAAGGACCGGGAAACTCGTACGCAGGTCGGTCTGAGCGCCGCTGAACGCTCGATGAACTTGATCGATGCGTTCGTTGTTCGTCCGGGGATCGTGCTGCCCGACGCCGTCGTGTTGATCGACGATGTGGCGACGACTGGATCGACCCTCTCCGAGTGTGCCCGGACGTTGCGGCGAAGCGGGGTTCGCTCGATCAGCGCGCTGGCGATTGCCCACGGCCTGTAG
- the dxr gene encoding 1-deoxy-D-xylulose-5-phosphate reductoisomerase, whose product MSEADRAAGRARTGVALIGSTGSIGTQTLDVLSQFPNRFDLVTIAAGSNLELLADQVDRFAPVLAVHNAPHTALPRQRPGTRYDRGEPALIEAVTHPDVDIVIIASAGHAALRPAYEAILAGKAIALANKELIVCAGQIIMPLVRERGVSLRPIDSEHSAIWQSLGQARTHEISRLVLTASGGPFRATPLDQLDSMTVADALNHPTWAMGDKITIDSATMANKGLELIEARWLFDVEPDRIEAMIHPQSIIHSLVEFVDGSQIAQMSWPNMRLPIQLALTYPDRLPSVHRTLNLASVGSLEFGPLDDARFPAFRLAREAIMAGGSYPTAYSIADELAVAAFLRGEIRFTDIARALAITLERHDSVDVSSLDNVLQAVDQEHIRATETLRSLATGRGQSPAR is encoded by the coding sequence ATGAGTGAAGCCGATCGAGCCGCTGGCCGGGCGCGCACCGGAGTTGCGCTGATCGGGTCGACCGGTTCGATCGGCACCCAAACACTCGATGTCCTGAGCCAATTTCCGAATCGGTTCGATCTCGTCACCATTGCCGCCGGGAGCAATCTCGAGCTGTTGGCCGATCAGGTCGATCGATTCGCGCCGGTTCTGGCGGTCCATAACGCCCCGCACACCGCGTTACCGCGGCAACGGCCCGGCACGCGGTACGATCGCGGTGAACCAGCACTGATCGAGGCCGTGACGCATCCTGATGTCGATATCGTCATCATCGCGAGTGCGGGACACGCGGCACTCCGGCCAGCGTACGAGGCAATCCTTGCAGGGAAAGCGATCGCCCTGGCGAACAAAGAACTTATCGTTTGCGCAGGGCAGATCATCATGCCACTTGTGCGCGAGCGTGGAGTATCGCTACGTCCGATCGATAGCGAGCACAGCGCCATCTGGCAATCTCTGGGCCAGGCGCGAACGCACGAAATCAGCCGACTGGTGTTGACGGCCTCGGGTGGCCCGTTCCGTGCTACCCCGCTCGACCAGCTCGACTCGATGACGGTGGCCGATGCGCTCAACCATCCCACATGGGCAATGGGAGACAAGATCACCATCGACTCTGCCACGATGGCGAACAAGGGACTGGAGCTGATCGAAGCGCGCTGGTTGTTCGATGTCGAACCAGATCGCATCGAAGCAATGATCCACCCGCAAAGCATCATTCATTCGCTGGTGGAATTCGTCGATGGGAGCCAGATAGCGCAAATGAGCTGGCCGAACATGCGATTGCCGATTCAGCTCGCGCTCACCTACCCTGACCGATTGCCGAGTGTGCACCGCACCCTGAATCTGGCGTCGGTTGGATCATTGGAGTTTGGTCCGCTGGACGATGCGCGCTTCCCTGCATTTCGGTTGGCGCGAGAGGCCATCATGGCCGGTGGGTCGTATCCCACCGCCTACAGCATCGCCGACGAACTGGCCGTGGCGGCGTTCCTCCGCGGCGAAATCCGGTTCACCGATATCGCGCGAGCACTCGCTATCACTTTGGAACGACACGATTCGGTGGATGTTTCGTCGCTCGACAACGTCCTGCAGGCGGTCGACCAGGAGCACATTCGCGCAACCGAGACGCTGCGATCGCTTGCTACAGGCCGTGGGCAATCGCCAGCGCGCTGA
- a CDS encoding phosphatidate cytidylyltransferase: protein MKTRSISAIGVVLVGIIPALFGGPVWALTFAAICMIAFIEFHGLASNISGRIPKVGLILIPCFAAIPFTNNEERLAMGLVALAVFLPLMSATRRKNLAGATTDWSLSAAGTLYLGAAAFGAVALRQIDGAVSREWLTNLDSSLSLAWANHPRGLAWVITVILCTWLADTLAYMAGSKIGRRKLSPVVSPNKTKEGFGAGMVAAAITGVVCFWGFGLTPHWLWGLLFGAIIAWIGLYGDLAESVLKRDAGVKDSSDLIPGHGGFLDRIDALIFTFVAGWFLALAFDCWLL, encoded by the coding sequence ATGAAGACACGATCGATCTCGGCCATTGGAGTGGTGTTGGTTGGCATCATTCCGGCGCTCTTTGGCGGACCTGTCTGGGCGCTCACATTTGCGGCCATCTGCATGATTGCCTTCATCGAGTTTCATGGTCTGGCGAGCAACATCTCGGGCCGCATTCCCAAAGTTGGGCTGATTCTCATTCCGTGTTTCGCGGCTATTCCGTTCACCAACAACGAAGAGCGGTTGGCGATGGGGTTGGTCGCGCTTGCCGTCTTCTTGCCGCTCATGAGCGCCACTCGGCGAAAGAATCTGGCTGGGGCTACGACCGACTGGTCGCTTTCCGCCGCCGGGACCCTCTACCTGGGCGCGGCCGCGTTCGGCGCCGTGGCGTTGCGGCAGATCGATGGCGCCGTTTCCCGAGAGTGGCTGACGAATCTCGATTCCAGTCTCTCGCTTGCCTGGGCGAACCATCCCCGCGGACTCGCCTGGGTCATCACGGTCATCCTCTGCACCTGGCTGGCCGATACGCTTGCCTACATGGCTGGAAGCAAGATCGGCCGGCGCAAGCTCTCCCCTGTCGTTTCTCCGAACAAGACCAAAGAAGGGTTCGGCGCCGGTATGGTGGCGGCCGCTATCACTGGGGTCGTCTGCTTCTGGGGTTTCGGCCTGACACCTCACTGGCTGTGGGGACTGCTTTTCGGCGCCATCATCGCCTGGATCGGGTTGTACGGTGATCTGGCCGAATCGGTCCTCAAACGTGACGCCGGCGTGAAGGACAGCAGCGATCTGATTCCCGGTCATGGCGGCTTCCTCGATCGGATCGATGCGCTCATCTTCACGTTTGTTGCGGGTTGGTTCCTCGCGCTCGCGTTCGACTGCTGGCTCCTATGA
- the uppS gene encoding polyprenyl diphosphate synthase — MASIRERPGELSELVAPEPTLNVPQHVAIIMDGNGRWAASRGLPRLAGHEQGTSNIRRITEAAGQLGIRYLTLWAFSTENWSRPAEEVSGIVRILGETLDRELDELHRQGAQLRHIGSLDGLPAPLRQAVLDAIELTRNNDRLVLTLAFDYGGRQELIDAIRRMMADGVSPELIDDETIGRYLFTSDLPDPDLIIRTSGEYRLSNFLVWQSAYSELYFSPVLWPEFGPEDLEDAVRDFSRRERRFGNISAEAARVTRERA; from the coding sequence GTGGCATCGATCCGCGAGCGTCCGGGAGAACTCTCGGAACTCGTTGCTCCAGAGCCAACGCTCAACGTGCCGCAACACGTTGCCATCATCATGGATGGCAACGGTCGCTGGGCGGCGAGTCGCGGGTTGCCTCGCCTGGCAGGTCATGAGCAGGGGACATCCAATATTCGGCGCATCACCGAAGCCGCCGGTCAACTTGGCATCCGCTATCTGACACTCTGGGCATTTTCGACCGAGAACTGGAGCCGTCCGGCCGAGGAAGTCAGTGGGATCGTTCGTATCCTGGGCGAAACCCTCGACCGAGAACTGGATGAGCTGCACCGCCAGGGCGCCCAGCTCCGGCACATCGGCAGTCTGGACGGTCTCCCTGCGCCATTGAGGCAGGCAGTGCTGGACGCAATCGAGCTCACGCGCAACAACGACCGGCTGGTGCTTACGCTCGCATTCGACTACGGGGGACGTCAGGAACTGATCGACGCCATTCGCCGCATGATGGCCGACGGCGTGTCCCCCGAGCTGATCGACGACGAGACCATCGGGCGATACCTTTTCACCAGCGATCTGCCGGATCCCGATCTGATCATCCGCACCTCCGGCGAGTATCGCTTGAGCAACTTCCTGGTCTGGCAATCTGCGTATTCTGAGCTCTATTTCAGCCCGGTGCTTTGGCCCGAGTTTGGGCCGGAGGACCTGGAAGACGCGGTTCGGGATTTCAGCCGACGGGAGCGAAGGTTTGGCAACATCTCCGCTGAGGCGGCGCGTGTGACACGGGAGAGGGCATGA
- the frr gene encoding ribosome recycling factor: MINDTLADAESRMAKSLEALHRDLNTIRTGRASPALLDRISVDYYGTPTPLNQMANISAPEARLLVIQPWDKGVIPDIERALQKSDIGITPSNDGVVIRLAIPQLTEDRRKQLVKQVHTQVEECKVAIRNVRRDSMSDVRELMSSKLVSEDDERRAEQKLDELTKKFVEEADKIGKVKEHEVLEV; encoded by the coding sequence ATGATCAATGACACGCTCGCCGATGCCGAGAGTCGGATGGCCAAGTCGCTCGAAGCGCTGCACCGCGATCTGAATACGATCCGCACCGGCCGCGCATCCCCCGCGTTGCTCGACCGCATTTCGGTCGACTACTACGGCACCCCAACACCACTCAACCAGATGGCGAACATTTCCGCGCCAGAAGCGCGCCTGCTCGTCATCCAACCGTGGGACAAAGGCGTGATTCCTGACATCGAGCGCGCGCTCCAGAAATCGGATATCGGCATCACCCCGTCGAATGACGGCGTTGTCATCCGGTTGGCGATCCCGCAACTCACCGAAGACCGGCGCAAACAGCTCGTCAAGCAGGTGCACACGCAAGTCGAAGAGTGCAAGGTTGCGATTCGCAATGTGCGGCGCGATTCGATGTCTGACGTGCGCGAACTGATGTCCAGCAAGCTGGTCTCGGAAGACGACGAGCGCCGCGCCGAGCAGAAACTCGACGAACTGACCAAGAAATTCGTCGAGGAAGCGGACAAGATCGGCAAGGTCAAGGAACACGAAGTCCTGGAGGTCTAG
- the pyrH gene encoding UMP kinase: MSEQHARVLLKLSGEALMGDGHSGIDPAVVRSLAQQIKKVADKQVQVAVVIGGGNIWRGISASTTGMDRSTADYMGMVATVLNGLALQEASERAGVPTRVMTAIEMHEVAEPYIRRRAIRHMEKGRVVILAAGTGNPYFTTDTAAALRALELNCDILLMAKNGIDGVYDSDPRVNPNARRYERVSHQEAIEKNLRVMDAAALSLCRENNVPILVFDIRDDNAIERAVSGDHVGTLVTAGESRFATD; the protein is encoded by the coding sequence ATGAGTGAACAACATGCGCGAGTGTTGCTGAAGCTCAGCGGCGAAGCGCTGATGGGCGACGGACACTCCGGCATCGATCCAGCGGTCGTGCGGTCGCTGGCGCAGCAAATCAAGAAAGTTGCCGACAAGCAGGTGCAGGTGGCCGTCGTCATCGGCGGCGGCAACATTTGGCGGGGAATCTCCGCCAGCACCACAGGCATGGATCGTTCCACGGCTGACTATATGGGGATGGTCGCCACGGTGTTGAACGGTCTAGCGCTCCAGGAAGCATCTGAGCGCGCTGGGGTGCCAACCCGGGTTATGACCGCCATCGAAATGCACGAGGTGGCCGAACCCTACATCCGGCGGCGCGCCATTCGACACATGGAAAAAGGGCGCGTCGTCATTCTGGCAGCCGGTACCGGCAACCCCTATTTCACCACGGACACTGCCGCGGCCTTGCGCGCGCTCGAACTGAACTGCGACATCCTGCTCATGGCCAAAAACGGGATCGATGGGGTGTACGATTCCGATCCCCGCGTCAATCCGAATGCGCGGCGCTATGAGCGAGTCTCCCACCAGGAAGCGATCGAGAAGAACCTGCGCGTGATGGATGCCGCTGCGCTGTCGCTCTGCCGGGAAAACAATGTGCCGATCCTGGTTTTCGATATCCGCGATGACAACGCCATCGAGCGGGCGGTCTCCGGAGACCACGTAGGCACCCTCGTGACCGCCGGTGAATCACGTTTCGCCACGGACTGA
- the tsf gene encoding translation elongation factor Ts, whose product MSATTISAAQVKELRDLTGAGIMECKRALTETGGDIKKAEAIIVQQGLAKADKKSGRNASEGVIEPYIHGGRIGSLVEINCETDFVARTDDFKTLAHDIAMQVAAMNPRFVTEDEISDAEWAQLEEEFGSRKNAVAAVVLVEQPFIKDAKVKIGDLVRAQIGKLGENIVIRRFARFEVGADLPAASETE is encoded by the coding sequence ATGAGCGCAACAACGATTAGTGCGGCCCAGGTAAAGGAGCTGCGCGATTTGACCGGCGCGGGCATCATGGAATGCAAGCGCGCCCTCACCGAGACCGGTGGCGACATCAAGAAGGCCGAAGCCATCATCGTCCAGCAGGGGCTGGCCAAGGCAGACAAGAAGTCCGGCCGCAATGCCAGCGAAGGCGTAATCGAGCCATATATCCACGGTGGCCGCATTGGCTCGCTGGTCGAGATCAACTGCGAGACCGACTTCGTCGCTCGCACCGATGATTTCAAGACGCTTGCGCACGACATTGCGATGCAGGTCGCCGCGATGAACCCGCGCTTCGTTACTGAAGACGAGATCAGCGACGCGGAATGGGCACAGCTGGAGGAAGAATTCGGCAGCCGGAAGAACGCGGTTGCCGCGGTCGTGCTCGTCGAGCAGCCATTCATCAAGGATGCCAAGGTCAAGATCGGTGATCTTGTCCGCGCGCAGATCGGCAAACTGGGCGAGAACATTGTCATTCGCCGCTTCGCCCGCTTCGAGGTCGGCGCCGATCTTCCAGCCGCGAGCGAAACCGAGTAA
- the rpsB gene encoding 30S ribosomal protein S2: protein MVASLPDTPDKVMQQMLQAGVHFGHQAKRWNPKMKPYIHSQRNGIHVIDLDQTLGFLGTALEFVKETTANGGKILFVGTKKQAQEVIALEAARSNQYYINRRWLGGTLTNFTTIRGRLKLMKDIERQEERGDLELLPKQEAANLRGELERLQRTLGGMRDMTQLPAALFVIDPKREHLAMAEAQKLKIPVIAITDTNANPDQVDYIIPGNDDAIRAVRLLTGMIADAAIQGSMMNQAYRADEAYAAEAELADEPGVLDADLFVAGDVEDAVDDAVEDFTS, encoded by the coding sequence GTGGTAGCTTCTCTCCCAGATACGCCCGATAAGGTGATGCAGCAGATGCTGCAGGCGGGCGTTCACTTCGGACACCAGGCCAAGCGCTGGAACCCGAAGATGAAGCCGTACATTCACTCGCAGCGCAACGGCATCCATGTCATCGACCTGGATCAAACCCTCGGGTTCCTCGGCACTGCGCTCGAGTTTGTCAAAGAGACCACCGCAAATGGCGGCAAGATTCTCTTTGTCGGCACCAAGAAGCAGGCGCAAGAGGTCATTGCGCTCGAAGCGGCCCGCTCGAACCAGTACTACATCAATCGGCGCTGGCTGGGCGGCACACTGACCAACTTCACCACCATCCGCGGCCGACTGAAGCTGATGAAGGACATCGAGCGCCAGGAAGAGCGCGGCGATCTGGAGCTTCTGCCCAAGCAGGAAGCCGCCAATCTGCGCGGTGAGCTCGAGCGATTGCAGCGGACCCTTGGCGGCATGCGCGACATGACCCAGCTGCCGGCGGCGCTCTTCGTGATCGACCCCAAGCGTGAACACCTCGCCATGGCGGAAGCCCAGAAGCTCAAGATTCCCGTCATCGCGATTACCGACACGAACGCGAACCCGGATCAGGTCGACTACATCATCCCCGGCAACGACGACGCCATTCGCGCCGTTCGCCTGCTGACCGGAATGATCGCCGACGCGGCGATTCAAGGCTCGATGATGAATCAGGCCTATCGTGCCGACGAAGCGTACGCCGCCGAAGCCGAGCTGGCCGATGAGCCGGGCGTGCTCGATGCGGATCTCTTCGTCGCAGGTGACGTCGAAGACGCGGTCGACGACGCGGTCGAAGACTTCACTTCCTAG
- a CDS encoding SH3 domain-containing protein, with product MRGSSADQPRPSDDPMYPQSSDAPPPRSSRSAGSSGGGDRPSSYQTEERYWTDYLRIALPIAGLLLLLSVFWYWASSFIGDDDSGTQTPVVAVNVTPQDQPTFTPTLADAIQLTPVNPTATSAVPAEPTQPPAQPTQAPAEPTQAQAEPTTATTTGAFNEGDLVVVNDNDVNMRADASTSADIVDTLSQGAELRVLSGTPTEAEGYTWWNVSDDALGVTGWVAGDFLEK from the coding sequence ATGAGAGGCTCCAGCGCGGATCAGCCACGTCCGTCCGACGACCCAATGTACCCGCAATCGTCCGACGCTCCCCCACCCCGCAGCAGTCGCAGCGCTGGATCGTCCGGCGGCGGCGATCGCCCGAGCAGTTATCAAACCGAAGAGCGCTATTGGACCGATTACTTGCGAATCGCGTTGCCGATTGCAGGCCTGCTGCTATTGCTCAGCGTTTTCTGGTACTGGGCGAGCTCGTTCATCGGTGATGACGACAGCGGCACACAGACACCGGTGGTGGCAGTCAATGTCACACCGCAAGATCAGCCGACCTTCACTCCAACCCTGGCCGATGCGATCCAACTGACGCCAGTGAACCCAACCGCCACCTCGGCGGTGCCTGCCGAGCCGACCCAGCCACCGGCGCAGCCCACGCAGGCCCCGGCTGAGCCCACCCAGGCCCAGGCCGAGCCGACGACCGCAACAACGACCGGCGCGTTCAACGAAGGCGATCTTGTGGTCGTCAATGACAACGACGTCAATATGCGGGCCGATGCATCGACCTCCGCCGACATCGTCGACACCCTATCTCAGGGCGCGGAGCTCCGTGTTCTCAGCGGAACCCCAACAGAAGCCGAGGGATATACCTGGTGGAACGTCAGCGATGATGCGCTGGGCGTCACCGGTTGGGTTGCAGGGGACTTCCTCGAGAAGTAG